From Numenius arquata chromosome 4, bNumArq3.hap1.1, whole genome shotgun sequence, a single genomic window includes:
- the BHLHE22 gene encoding class E basic helix-loop-helix protein 22 — translation MERALGLPAEEDLFHKSLAASAKRMESAFRSPPGLDLSHPRDRQPSPLACYEAAEPEALLQPGVGGDPLALPPGSVCVKYGESASRSSVAESSGGEQSPDDDSDGRCELVLRGAGGDPRVASPAAGGGGGGGGGGGGLKAAEGGCSNSHGHGGSKKSKEQKALRLNINARERRRMHDLNDALDELRAVIPYAHSPSVRKLSKIATLLLAKNYILMQAQALEEMRRLVAYLNQGQAISAASLPSSAAAAAAAAAALHPALGAYEQAAGYPFSAGLPPATSCPEKCAIFNSVSSSLCKQCTEKP, via the coding sequence ATGGAGCGGGCGCTGGGGCTGCCCGCAGAAGAGGACCTCTTCCACAAGAGCCTCGCCGCCTCGGCCAAGCGCATGGAGTCCGCCTTCCGCTCGCCCCCGGGGCTCGACCTCTCCCACCCCCGCGACCGCCAGCCCTCGCCGCTCGCCTGCTACGAGGCGGCGGAGCCCGAGGCGCTGCTGCAGCCCGGCGTCGGCGGCGACCCGCTGGCCCTGCCGCCGGGCTCCGTCTGCGTCAAGTACGGCGAGAGCGCCAGCCGCAGCTCGGTGGCCGAGAGCAGCGGCGGCGAACAGAGCCCCGACGACGACAGCGACGGCCGCTGCGAGCTGGTGCTGCGCGGCGCCGGGGGGGACCCGCGCGTCGCTtcgccggcggcgggcggcggcggcggcggcggcggggggggcggggggctgaaGGCGGCCGAGGGCGGCTGCTCCAACAGCCACGGGCACGGCGGCAGCAAGAAGTCGAAGGAGCAGAAGGCGCTGCGCCTCAACATCAACgcgcgggagcggcggcggaTGCACGACCTGAACGACGCGCTGGACGAGCTGCGGGCGGTCATCCCCTACGCGCACAGCCCCTCCGTGCGGAAGCTCTCCAAGATCGCCACGCTCCTCCTGGCCAAGAACTACATCCTGATGCAGGCGCAGGCCCTGGAGGAGATGCGGCGCCTGGTGGCTTATCTCAACCAGGGCCAGGCCATCTCGGCcgcctccctgcccagctccgccgcggcggcggcggcggcggcggccgccctgcACCCCGCCCTCGGCGCCTACGAGCAGGCGGCCGGCTACCCCTTCAGCGCCGGGCTGCCCCCCGCCACCTCCTGCCCGGAGAAATGTGCCATTTTCAACAGCGTCTCCTCCAGCCTCTGCAAACAGTGCACGGAGAAGCCTtaa